The following proteins are encoded in a genomic region of Helicobacter macacae MIT 99-5501:
- a CDS encoding TlyA family RNA methyltransferase, giving the protein MRLDIALVKGGVFDSRQKASEAIKAGFVRLDNSTITKPAFIVDKDLDLSSHLVVAKDSAYVSRAAFKLKGFLEDLGVDRDFGAGKIAVDIGASRGGFSQILLEFGFSRVVCVDVGSNQLHSKLKSHPRIEAFENCDVREFAKRYEVKYNDGQCDESHKQCTKQESKRQSLDFEANEATQRNLTPPIQPKSAPQPQPAPTSLSLPTLLTQTKSTKPFDLLVCDVSFIGLGKIFDSLEVLSDEMILLYKPQFEVGTQAKRNKKGVLKEQNLIEENLAGFREMLIQRGFCIRHSAKSHIKGKQGNAEFFVHIQR; this is encoded by the coding sequence ATGAGGCTAGATATTGCGTTGGTAAAGGGAGGGGTTTTTGATAGTCGTCAAAAGGCTAGCGAAGCGATAAAAGCGGGATTTGTCCGCTTAGATAACTCCACTATCACAAAGCCAGCGTTTATCGTGGATAAAGATTTGGATTTGTCTTCTCACTTGGTGGTAGCAAAGGATAGCGCGTATGTCTCAAGGGCGGCTTTTAAGCTAAAGGGATTTTTGGAGGATTTGGGGGTGGATAGGGATTTTGGCGCAGGAAAGATAGCGGTGGATATAGGTGCTTCGCGTGGGGGGTTTAGCCAGATTTTGCTAGAGTTTGGGTTTAGCCGTGTGGTGTGCGTAGATGTGGGGAGCAATCAGCTTCATAGCAAGCTAAAATCACACCCGCGTATAGAGGCGTTTGAAAACTGCGATGTGAGAGAGTTTGCTAAGCGATATGAAGTCAAATATAATGATGGGCAATGTGATGAAAGCCATAAGCAATGCACCAAGCAAGAATCAAAAAGGCAAAGCCTAGATTTTGAAGCAAATGAGGCAACGCAAAGAAATCTAACGCCACCAATACAGCCAAAATCAGCACCACAGCCACAACCAGCACCGACATCGCTATCACTACCGACACTACTTACACAGACAAAATCAACCAAGCCATTTGATTTGCTTGTGTGTGATGTCAGCTTCATCGGGCTAGGGAAGATTTTTGATTCATTGGAGGTGCTAAGCGATGAGATGATATTGCTATATAAGCCACAATTTGAAGTTGGCACACAAGCAAAGCGTAACAAAAAAGGCGTGCTAAAAGAGCAAAATCTCATTGAGGAGAATCTAGCAGGATTTAGAGAAATGCTGATACAAAGGGGATTTTGCATAAGGCATAGTGCCAAATCTCATATCAAAGGAAAGCAAGGCAATGCAGAATTTTTTGTCCATATCCAAAGATAA
- a CDS encoding BspA family leucine-rich repeat surface protein, which produces MQPKHTICTHAQSHTKHDQKPAKSKKTQSHITSFIAFFCLTLIASVIFSGCGKMSGLDYEKFERIMAEDSKKSKKSRPTSFGKIRSQHIKENKPKRRAKARQERQQERQMADLSQFSFSSSYASPTTNEANAMLLNPFSSSSTFTLPQGLSPYYAEVIEDEMLPFPLERKKPARYKPTSHSELVSLVQNESIRLSEIDTSKITDMGFLFACNDAFLTCREDFRGIERWDTSKVVDMESMFDGNPFFNADISSWNVSKVRNMSKMFYNASKFNQSLSRWGDKIRRDTKKHSMFLGSKLESNPPRWYYRR; this is translated from the coding sequence ATGCAGCCAAAACACACTATCTGCACTCACGCACAATCTCACACAAAGCACGACCAAAAACCTGCAAAATCTAAAAAGACACAATCCCACATAACTTCTTTTATCGCATTTTTTTGCCTAACCCTCATCGCTTCAGTGATATTTAGCGGGTGTGGCAAAATGAGCGGACTTGATTATGAAAAGTTTGAAAGAATTATGGCGGAAGATTCTAAAAAGTCAAAAAAATCCCGTCCTACTTCGTTTGGCAAAATCCGCTCTCAACACATCAAAGAAAACAAACCAAAAAGACGCGCTAAAGCAAGGCAAGAGAGGCAACAAGAAAGGCAAATGGCTGATTTAAGTCAATTTAGCTTTAGCTCTTCTTATGCTAGTCCCACTACCAATGAAGCAAATGCAATGCTACTAAATCCTTTCTCTTCCTCAAGCACTTTTACCCTCCCACAAGGGCTTAGCCCATACTATGCAGAAGTCATCGAAGATGAAATGCTACCCTTTCCACTAGAGCGCAAAAAGCCTGCGAGATACAAGCCAACTTCCCATAGCGAGCTAGTATCGCTTGTGCAAAATGAGAGCATAAGGCTTAGCGAGATTGACACAAGCAAAATCACTGATATGGGGTTTTTGTTTGCGTGCAATGATGCGTTTTTGACTTGTAGGGAGGATTTTAGGGGGATTGAGCGGTGGGATACAAGCAAGGTAGTAGATATGGAATCAATGTTTGATGGAAATCCCTTTTTTAACGCTGATATTAGCTCGTGGAATGTATCCAAAGTGCGCAATATGTCAAAAATGTTTTACAACGCTAGTAAATTCAATCAATCACTTAGCAGATGGGGGGATAAAATCCGCAGAGACACCAAAAAACACAGTATGTTTCTAGGCTCTAAGCTAGAATCAAACCCACCAAGGTGGTATTACAGACGATAG
- a CDS encoding homoserine dehydrogenase, producing MQKQLKIGLIGVGVVGSAVAKILQQNKDIITARTGVEIVVKKGIVRDIKKHKNATIPLSQSVDEVLYDNEIDVIVELMGGVEKAYNIAKIALSQNKAFVTANKAMLAYHRYELEQMAKTPIGFEASVCGGIPIIKALKDGLSANHILAIRAILNGTSNYILSKMCNEGWDFSSALKKAQNLGYAEADPTLDINGTDAAHKLLILASLAYGIDSRPEEILIEGIETLSSEDIEFAREFGYTIKLLGIAKKRGDSIELRIHPAMIHSQMPLAKVDGVMNAISVVGDSVGESVYYGAGAGGEATASSVISDLIEIARGKMPQGGQMLGFHTSQPLSIIPKEQIQSSYYVRILAVDTYGVLEKIAAVLSRNHISISTFLQKPSQESKTPANSTSNDKNQKAKILLSTHTTTESAIQNALCELEALEVVLAKPIIIRIEEA from the coding sequence ATGCAAAAACAGCTTAAAATCGGGCTTATCGGTGTGGGCGTGGTAGGTAGCGCAGTAGCCAAAATCTTGCAACAAAACAAAGACATCATCACCGCTCGCACAGGCGTAGAAATCGTAGTAAAAAAAGGAATCGTGCGAGATATAAAAAAGCACAAAAACGCTACTATCCCGCTTAGCCAAAGTGTAGATGAAGTGCTATATGATAATGAAATCGATGTCATTGTCGAGCTTATGGGCGGGGTAGAAAAAGCCTACAACATAGCAAAAATCGCCCTAAGCCAAAACAAGGCTTTCGTAACGGCAAATAAAGCAATGCTTGCCTATCATCGCTATGAGCTAGAGCAAATGGCAAAAACTCCTATCGGCTTTGAAGCAAGCGTATGCGGGGGAATCCCTATCATAAAAGCCCTAAAAGACGGGCTAAGTGCCAACCATATCTTAGCCATTCGCGCAATCCTAAATGGCACTAGCAACTATATCCTAAGCAAAATGTGCAATGAGGGGTGGGACTTCTCTAGCGCACTTAAAAAAGCCCAAAATCTAGGCTATGCAGAAGCTGACCCCACACTTGATATAAACGGCACAGATGCTGCACACAAACTTTTGATACTAGCAAGCCTTGCCTATGGGATAGATTCTCGCCCTGAAGAGATTCTAATAGAGGGGATAGAAACCCTCTCAAGTGAAGATATTGAGTTTGCACGCGAGTTTGGCTACACCATAAAGCTACTTGGCATAGCCAAAAAGCGTGGCGATAGTATTGAGCTTAGAATCCACCCTGCGATGATACACTCCCAAATGCCACTAGCGAAAGTCGATGGCGTGATGAATGCTATCTCTGTGGTAGGCGATAGTGTGGGAGAGAGTGTGTATTATGGTGCTGGAGCTGGAGGGGAAGCCACTGCTAGCTCTGTGATAAGTGATTTAATCGAAATCGCAAGGGGCAAAATGCCACAAGGCGGACAAATGCTAGGATTTCACACCTCACAGCCACTTAGCATAATCCCAAAAGAGCAGATTCAAAGTAGCTACTATGTGCGGATTTTGGCTGTGGATACTTATGGTGTGCTAGAAAAAATCGCCGCCGTGCTTAGTCGCAACCATATCTCAATAAGCACATTTTTGCAAAAGCCTAGCCAAGAAAGTAAAACCCCCGCAAACTCCACAAGCAATGACAAAAACCAAAAAGCCAAAATCTTGCTATCCACACACACCACGACAGAATCAGCTATCCAAAATGCTTTGTGTGAGCTAGAAGCCCTAGAAGTTGTGCTTGCTAAGCCTATTATTATACGAATAGAGGAGGCATAA
- a CDS encoding bifunctional riboflavin kinase/FAD synthetase → MQNFLSISKDNSISSIVIGKFDGLHLGHQKLLSTVVDFAFVSKEECATIIIDTHSSEYLTSLDDRYERLSRMVGNVFVLDLDSVRELSGGEFVALVQNLLPNLRHIVVGYDFAFGKNRAFGAEDLQRLFSANSPARVPKITIVPKVSHNEIPLHSSVIKDLIMHGDIAIANAMLGWCYKLKCKTTKGQGIGSKELFPTINALTNGYVLPSNGVYATRTNGANSVSFIGQRLSTDGCFAIESHILEDFAEFLQDKDYKEGAIEIEFVQKLRENRHFDTLDLLKSQIQKDISNAKKILDEGF, encoded by the coding sequence ATGCAGAATTTTTTGTCCATATCCAAAGATAATTCTATCTCAAGCATTGTTATCGGGAAGTTTGATGGCTTGCACTTGGGACACCAAAAGCTACTTAGCACGGTTGTAGATTTTGCCTTTGTTTCTAAAGAGGAGTGCGCTACTATCATCATAGATACGCACTCTAGCGAGTATCTAACCTCGCTAGATGATAGGTATGAGCGACTATCTAGGATGGTTGGCAATGTGTTTGTGCTTGATTTGGATAGTGTGCGTGAGCTAAGCGGTGGGGAGTTTGTGGCATTAGTGCAAAATCTATTGCCAAATCTTAGGCATATCGTGGTGGGCTATGATTTTGCTTTTGGCAAAAATCGCGCATTTGGTGCGGAGGACTTACAAAGGCTATTTAGCGCAAATTCTCCTGCAAGAGTGCCAAAAATCACTATCGTGCCAAAGGTAAGCCACAATGAGATTCCGCTACATTCTAGCGTGATAAAGGATTTGATAATGCACGGGGACATCGCCATAGCAAATGCGATGTTAGGGTGGTGCTACAAGCTAAAATGCAAAACCACAAAAGGGCAGGGCATAGGCTCTAAAGAGCTTTTCCCTACGATAAACGCACTCACAAATGGCTATGTCCTGCCCTCAAATGGCGTGTATGCCACGCGCACAAATGGCGCAAACTCTGTGAGCTTCATAGGGCAAAGACTTAGCACAGATGGGTGTTTTGCTATTGAAAGTCATATATTAGAAGACTTTGCAGAATTTTTGCAAGATAAGGACTACAAAGAGGGTGCAATAGAAATAGAATTTGTCCAAAAACTGCGCGAGAATCGACACTTTGACACGCTTGACTTGCTAAAATCCCAAATCCAAAAAGACATATCAAATGCAAAAAAGATACTTGATGAGGGATTTTAG
- a CDS encoding PP0621 family protein has translation MLKGLIIVGLFALLVGFVINAIRKALGHFSSNNQARNYAEHKAQNETQNQMIPCKQCGTYIDTQDSFSHRGVHFCSKECLELSLSQK, from the coding sequence ATGCTAAAAGGTTTAATTATCGTAGGGCTTTTTGCTCTGCTTGTGGGGTTTGTGATAAATGCGATACGAAAGGCACTAGGGCATTTTAGCTCAAACAATCAAGCAAGAAACTATGCAGAGCATAAAGCACAAAATGAAACACAAAATCAAATGATACCCTGCAAGCAATGCGGGACATACATAGATACGCAAGATAGCTTTAGCCACAGGGGAGTGCATTTTTGCTCCAAAGAGTGCTTAGAGCTATCACTAAGCCAAAAATAA
- the rsmG gene encoding 16S rRNA (guanine(527)-N(7))-methyltransferase RsmG has protein sequence MQKLKKLLESAPQILQDTTQECALERAKDFCQNLLVWNATHNLSGAKKISQVEENIIDSLLPFAFISPFSSCLDVGSGAGFPALVMALARPKVDFHLCEPRAKRVAFLSFIATKLGLENLHIHKSRIQSLVATQENLAKSSAKKARDFELITSRALMDSKSLILATQEILEPNGHWLFFKGSQSGDFSDLGYDMLRVCARDLAKNLNFGCANSYNSERIYLYICQKSQLT, from the coding sequence ATGCAAAAATTAAAAAAACTACTAGAATCCGCCCCACAGATTTTGCAAGACACCACGCAAGAGTGTGCTTTAGAGAGGGCAAAAGATTTTTGTCAAAATCTGCTTGTGTGGAATGCCACGCACAATCTTAGTGGGGCAAAGAAAATCTCTCAAGTGGAGGAAAATATCATTGATTCGCTTCTGCCTTTTGCGTTTATCTCGCCTTTTTCTAGTTGTCTAGATGTGGGCTCTGGAGCGGGGTTTCCTGCGCTTGTTATGGCACTAGCGCGTCCAAAAGTGGATTTTCATCTATGCGAGCCACGCGCAAAAAGGGTTGCTTTTCTTTCATTTATCGCTACAAAGCTAGGGCTAGAAAATCTCCATATCCACAAATCCCGCATACAATCTCTAGTAGCCACGCAAGAGAATCTAGCAAAATCTAGCGCAAAAAAAGCACGAGATTTTGAGCTTATCACTTCGCGAGCACTTATGGATAGTAAATCTCTCATTTTAGCCACACAAGAGATTTTAGAGCCAAATGGGCATTGGCTATTTTTCAAAGGCTCACAAAGTGGCGATTTTAGCGATTTGGGATATGATATGCTTAGGGTTTGCGCTAGAGATTTGGCGAAAAATTTAAATTTTGGCTGTGCAAATAGCTATAATAGCGAGCGGATTTATCTCTATATTTGCCAAAAATCTCAACTAACATAA
- a CDS encoding ComEC/Rec2 family competence protein yields MAQKVKFSPYQIPLIEGAKQWCVALLCLALLCLVKIGYEYHSYTNLPFDTPQEIKAQVLLQYKKIKPDKPNKPYTVMKLESSGHIFYITSKENLKDLQGRFVRVYGKVDKRCGFVEYFRSCFFIAFSISLMPKREFSAPLKQYFASQHQSQIQASLFGALFFADSLAKQWREVANKLGLAHIIAISGFHLGVLSAFLFGLFVLPYRFLQNRYFSYRNELYDLGGVILLFMCGYLVLLDFTPSFLRALVMGILGFLLLFWGLEIVNFKLLGLVGAICVALFPSAAFNIGFILSMAGVFYIFLFVKYCPKLPSVWNFVWYWVAFNVVIFFSITPLVHYFFPYFSPYQLVSIPVSLAFVVAFPLMIVLHIFGLGGVCDKWLDMVVDLQIPSIDYYLSVPFTLCYVALSFGSIFSRKIYFAMLAFALIFWVYLLARFVSAT; encoded by the coding sequence ATGGCACAAAAAGTAAAATTCTCCCCCTATCAAATTCCACTCATCGAGGGTGCTAAACAGTGGTGTGTCGCGCTTTTGTGCCTTGCCTTGCTTTGTTTGGTAAAGATAGGCTATGAATACCACAGCTACACAAACTTACCCTTTGACACGCCGCAAGAGATAAAAGCCCAAGTCCTACTCCAATACAAAAAAATCAAGCCAGATAAGCCAAATAAGCCTTACACCGTGATGAAGCTAGAATCTAGTGGGCATATTTTTTATATCACTTCAAAAGAAAATCTAAAAGACTTGCAAGGGCGATTTGTGCGCGTGTATGGCAAAGTCGATAAAAGGTGTGGCTTTGTGGAGTATTTTAGAAGCTGCTTTTTTATCGCTTTTTCTATTTCGCTAATGCCAAAGAGAGAATTTAGCGCACCGCTAAAGCAATACTTTGCTTCCCAGCACCAAAGCCAAATTCAAGCTAGTCTTTTTGGTGCGCTATTTTTTGCTGATAGTTTGGCTAAGCAGTGGAGGGAAGTGGCAAACAAGCTAGGGCTAGCTCATATCATCGCTATTAGTGGATTTCATTTGGGTGTGCTTAGCGCGTTTTTGTTTGGGCTTTTTGTGCTGCCATATCGTTTTTTGCAAAATAGATATTTTAGCTATCGCAACGAGCTCTATGATTTGGGTGGAGTGATTTTGTTATTTATGTGTGGCTACTTGGTGTTGTTAGATTTTACTCCCTCTTTTTTGCGTGCGCTTGTTATGGGGATTTTGGGATTTTTGCTACTTTTTTGGGGGCTAGAGATTGTGAATTTTAAACTTTTGGGCTTGGTAGGGGCTATTTGTGTCGCGCTATTTCCAAGTGCTGCGTTTAATATAGGCTTTATTCTCTCAATGGCAGGAGTGTTTTATATATTTTTGTTTGTTAAGTATTGCCCTAAATTGCCTAGTGTATGGAATTTTGTGTGGTATTGGGTGGCGTTTAATGTTGTGATATTTTTTAGCATTACGCCTTTGGTGCATTATTTTTTCCCTTATTTTTCGCCTTATCAGCTCGTTAGCATTCCTGTTAGTTTGGCTTTTGTAGTGGCGTTTCCACTGATGATTGTGCTACATATTTTTGGGCTTGGTGGGGTTTGTGATAAATGGCTAGATATGGTGGTGGATTTGCAGATTCCAAGTATTGATTATTATTTATCAGTGCCTTTTACTCTTTGTTATGTGGCTTTGAGCTTTGGCTCGATTTTTTCTAGGAAAATCTACTTTGCAATGTTGGCATTTGCGCTGATATTTTGGGTGTATTTACTTGCTAGATTTGTTAGTGCGACTTAA
- a CDS encoding aspartate carbamoyltransferase catalytic subunit, whose amino-acid sequence MQNLPHTSQNFYTSQNLHTSQNGHSPQRHLIQTNDLSKDEVERILARAREFLPFLDSTFGATGDFGKASDSSATIKDSTTNATKKAALKSFSQDRLPQTLLGKNIITIFFENSTRTLSSFECAIKNLGGAVTRLDVSRSSTTKGETISDTAANLNAMSPDAIIIRHQSSGAPVHLKKSVSCPIINGGDGAHAHPTQALLDLLTLKQCFGENLEGKKIGIVGDIKSSRVANSNIELLSRYGVDLTLIAPPHFLGNHNLKSTHNLKEALQDLDAIISLRTQTERHSKQNYGSLKDYAHDFCLTRNLIGDKDIVIMHPGPVHHNIDIEDELLKDSRCKVLKQVRNGVAVRMAVMEFFILELKGINAKTA is encoded by the coding sequence ATGCAAAACCTACCACACACTTCACAAAATTTTTATACTTCCCAAAATCTCCACACTTCACAAAATGGGCATTCTCCACAGCGACACCTTATCCAAACAAACGATTTAAGCAAGGACGAAGTAGAGCGGATTTTAGCAAGGGCTAGGGAGTTTTTGCCGTTTTTGGATTCTACTTTTGGTGCGACAGGTGATTTTGGTAAGGCAAGTGATTCTAGCGCGACAATCAAGGATAGCACGACAAATGCAACAAAAAAAGCGGCTTTAAAGTCATTTTCACAAGACAGACTGCCACAAACACTGCTTGGCAAAAATATCATCACCATTTTTTTTGAAAATTCCACTCGCACGCTTAGTAGCTTTGAGTGTGCGATAAAAAACTTAGGTGGCGCGGTTACTAGGCTAGATGTTTCCCGCTCCTCCACGACAAAGGGCGAAACCATAAGCGACACCGCAGCAAATCTAAATGCGATGAGCCCCGATGCGATAATTATCCGTCATCAAAGCTCTGGTGCGCCTGTGCATCTAAAAAAATCCGTATCTTGCCCTATCATCAATGGTGGCGATGGAGCGCACGCCCATCCCACGCAAGCATTGCTTGATTTGCTCACACTCAAGCAATGCTTTGGCGAAAATCTAGAGGGCAAAAAGATAGGAATCGTAGGCGATATAAAATCCTCTCGTGTAGCAAATAGCAATATTGAGCTACTAAGTCGTTATGGCGTGGATTTGACACTTATCGCACCACCTCATTTTCTAGGCAATCACAACCTAAAAAGCACGCACAACCTAAAAGAAGCACTGCAAGACTTAGATGCTATCATTTCGTTGCGCACGCAGACAGAGCGACATAGCAAGCAAAACTACGGCTCGCTAAAAGACTACGCGCACGATTTTTGCCTCACACGAAATCTAATAGGCGACAAAGACATAGTCATAATGCACCCCGGCCCCGTGCATCACAACATAGACATAGAAGATGAGCTACTAAAAGATTCTCGCTGTAAAGTGCTAAAGCAAGTCCGCAATGGCGTGGCTGTGCGAATGGCAGTAATGGAGTTTTTTATCCTAGAACTAAAGGGCATAAATGCAAAAACAGCTTAA
- a CDS encoding autotransporter outer membrane beta-barrel domain-containing protein: protein MGSTSYAWNGYYRETRWYLQGAITGDTVTASFSSERFPTGEIANQRQWEKAYFYQGVFFQGLNARNTKIQLTNKNSNVPLFEVNSQNSNIKELEVQGNVSRNITINSSNIGTITTSAANTAYDMSIGSASSISSLSIGSNLNTLTIDGGSVIGSKLAGSGTIGTLNLGARNQAGSASIADTDFSSSTIGTLNILSYSLQLGNTTGTTITAGQGQIKVGANTVVGVATAGITVTRKPGDTVTANKIYYFNDLISGAKNSFNLTTNHVRAGSGFNMNLVSSGGRQGFIIVADASTTYGASMYRSLAMSNMRRNAMTQNILNTMTTKTFHSDRYYNQEVELRLLQYDLSRLTNRSSKFSKTTRKNQSKVDKVREKMAKLTLEQSKGQNLDKGYNNFEVIDQLDAIFIPYTGRRDWRFFALPYASNTWGYLGNAETIEWAGGALFGVQRNLRAAGIFGGYLGYEFANTKTQTAGADTTIQSNSLQAGLNYFKTFAITSKLWEGFIKANVRGGVDLPRIDFGSGSRLKLESDTKGVSLPLMWNIGAEVAGGITFYQFKRNSYVAPEVSLSYDMLSTLAAKTLKEQIYVGSAMTPGNDEFYNAFYWHLPQLGASVRYYKMWGNTFRTNLKVGLKYNMLNKQDVTVTLKAHRDNIAGGSKYGGEENATNAITLPAVYGNLAFDFIWMIKKNHELSFGYDGLFYASTFSKDRFNVKTDDWFNGVTTTLNFKYAYWFGGSDYVTDKDGNAVSRSIAEGKKSKKGKKSSKSKKSKKSKKKVYYIDG, encoded by the coding sequence ATGGGTTCAACCTCTTATGCTTGGAATGGCTACTACCGCGAAACAAGGTGGTATCTACAAGGTGCTATCACGGGCGATACCGTAACGGCGTCTTTTTCTAGCGAGCGATTCCCCACAGGCGAAATCGCCAATCAACGACAATGGGAAAAAGCCTACTTCTATCAAGGAGTGTTTTTTCAAGGACTAAATGCTAGAAACACAAAAATTCAACTCACAAATAAAAATAGCAATGTCCCATTATTTGAGGTAAATTCACAAAACTCAAACATAAAAGAGCTAGAGGTGCAAGGCAATGTCAGTAGAAATATCACTATCAATAGCTCAAATATCGGCACGATTACTACCTCTGCTGCAAATACCGCTTATGATATGAGTATAGGCTCTGCCTCAAGTATCTCTAGCCTAAGCATCGGCAGCAATCTAAACACGCTTACCATAGATGGTGGCTCTGTCATCGGTAGTAAGCTAGCTGGCTCTGGCACTATCGGCACGCTAAATCTAGGTGCTAGAAACCAAGCAGGCTCTGCCTCTATCGCAGATACAGACTTCTCTAGCTCTACTATCGGCACGCTAAATATCCTAAGCTACTCACTTCAGCTAGGAAATACCACAGGCACTACCATAACAGCTGGACAAGGACAAATCAAAGTAGGAGCTAACACCGTAGTAGGTGTAGCTACAGCTGGTATCACTGTAACTAGAAAACCAGGAGACACCGTAACAGCAAATAAAATCTACTACTTCAATGACCTCATAAGTGGTGCTAAAAATAGCTTTAACCTCACTACAAATCACGTAAGAGCTGGCTCTGGATTTAATATGAATCTCGTTAGCAGTGGTGGTAGGCAAGGATTTATCATCGTAGCGGATGCTTCTACGACTTATGGTGCGAGTATGTATCGCTCTCTAGCGATGAGCAATATGCGCAGAAACGCTATGACTCAAAATATCCTAAACACAATGACAACTAAGACATTCCATAGCGATAGGTATTACAATCAAGAAGTAGAACTTCGCTTGCTTCAGTATGATTTGTCTAGGCTTACAAATCGCTCTAGCAAATTCTCAAAAACCACACGCAAAAATCAAAGCAAAGTCGATAAAGTGCGTGAAAAAATGGCAAAGCTAACTTTGGAGCAATCTAAAGGGCAAAATCTAGATAAGGGCTATAATAACTTTGAAGTCATAGACCAACTAGATGCTATCTTTATCCCCTACACAGGTAGGCGAGATTGGCGTTTCTTTGCACTTCCTTATGCTAGCAATACTTGGGGCTATCTAGGAAATGCTGAAACGATAGAATGGGCTGGTGGTGCGCTATTTGGCGTGCAGCGAAACCTAAGGGCAGCTGGAATCTTTGGCGGCTATCTAGGATATGAGTTTGCAAATACAAAAACACAAACAGCTGGTGCAGATACTACCATACAAAGTAACTCACTCCAAGCAGGGCTAAACTACTTCAAAACCTTTGCGATTACTTCTAAGCTATGGGAAGGGTTTATCAAAGCAAATGTGAGAGGTGGAGTGGATTTACCAAGAATTGATTTTGGTAGTGGTAGCAGACTAAAGCTAGAGAGTGATACCAAAGGTGTGAGCTTGCCACTAATGTGGAATATCGGTGCAGAAGTCGCTGGCGGGATTACATTTTATCAGTTCAAACGCAATAGCTATGTAGCACCTGAAGTAAGCCTAAGCTATGATATGCTATCCACCCTAGCAGCAAAAACACTAAAAGAGCAAATATATGTCGGTAGTGCAATGACTCCCGGAAACGATGAGTTTTATAACGCATTTTATTGGCATTTACCACAGCTAGGTGCTAGTGTGCGCTACTACAAAATGTGGGGCAATACTTTCCGCACAAACCTAAAAGTAGGGCTAAAGTATAATATGCTAAATAAGCAAGATGTAACCGTTACGCTTAAAGCACATAGAGACAATATCGCTGGTGGTAGCAAATACGGCGGAGAGGAGAATGCTACAAATGCTATCACACTCCCTGCAGTGTATGGAAACCTAGCATTTGACTTTATCTGGATGATAAAGAAAAACCACGAACTTAGCTTTGGCTATGATGGGCTATTCTATGCAAGCACATTTAGCAAGGATAGGTTTAATGTCAAAACAGATGATTGGTTTAATGGTGTAACCACTACGCTAAACTTCAAATACGCTTATTGGTTTGGTGGCTCTGACTATGTAACTGACAAAGACGGAAATGCAGTCTCTCGCTCCATAGCAGAGGGCAAGAAGTCCAAAAAAGGCAAGAAGTCTTCTAAGTCTAAAAAGTCCAAGAAGTCTAAGAAAAAAGTCTATTACATTGATGGGTAA